The following coding sequences are from one Armatimonadota bacterium window:
- a CDS encoding mechanosensitive ion channel produces the protein MTAEALHRLREALRGFETALTVTAIVLGAAVAMRLAPALIRRALAARTGVLDEPRRRTLQSLLESLARYLLAFIALVMVLRELGVDATAILASAGVVGIAVGLGAQTLIRDIIAGVLLISEDLLHVGDVITVDSRTGTVERIGLRTTQFRTDDGEVWTIPNGRLEIFGNRGPRRGGSP, from the coding sequence ATGACTGCCGAGGCACTGCACCGGCTGCGGGAGGCCCTGCGGGGCTTCGAGACCGCGCTCACTGTCACCGCCATCGTGCTGGGCGCGGCGGTGGCGATGCGCCTGGCGCCGGCCCTGATCCGCCGCGCCCTGGCGGCCCGCACCGGTGTCCTGGACGAGCCGCGCCGGCGGACCCTGCAGTCCCTGCTGGAGAGCCTGGCCCGCTACCTGCTGGCGTTCATCGCCCTGGTGATGGTCCTGCGGGAGCTGGGGGTGGACGCCACGGCGATCCTGGCCAGCGCCGGCGTGGTGGGCATCGCCGTCGGCCTGGGGGCCCAGACCCTGATCCGGGACATCATCGCCGGGGTGCTGCTGATCTCCGAAGACCTGCTGCACGTGGGCGATGTCATCACCGTGGACTCCCGCACCGGCACCGTGGAGCGCATCGGCCTCCGCACCACCCAGTTCCGCACCGACGACGGCGAGGTGTGGACCATCCCCAACGGCCGGCTGGAGATCTTCGGCAACCGCGGGCCGCGTCGGGGAGGCTCCCCGTGA
- a CDS encoding NAD-dependent epimerase/dehydratase family protein, whose translation MRVLVTGGAGFVGSHVAEAYLAAGHQVAVVDNLSTGRPEHVPSRAAFYPVDIRSAQLREVFERERPEVVNHHAAQASVAASVADPRADADVNVLGTVHLLTLCAQFGVRRFVFASTGGAIYGEPLRLPVDEDHPCAPLSPYGTSKLAAEAYVRLFGRMGLSWAALRYGNVYGPRQDPMGEAGVVAIFARAMLDGRAPTIFGDGQQTRDFVYVEDVARANLLATDAAGCDVVNLGTGTETSVAEIFRILAALTGFRDPPRFAPPRPGDVRRIALDGTRARRWLGWAPQVPLEEGLRRTVDWLRITPPRP comes from the coding sequence GTGAGGGTCCTGGTCACCGGGGGAGCCGGATTCGTGGGGTCCCACGTGGCGGAGGCCTACCTGGCGGCAGGCCATCAGGTGGCGGTGGTGGACAACCTGAGCACCGGGCGGCCCGAGCACGTGCCGTCCCGAGCCGCCTTCTACCCGGTGGACATCCGCAGCGCGCAGCTGCGGGAGGTGTTCGAGCGGGAGAGGCCGGAGGTGGTCAACCACCACGCCGCCCAGGCGTCGGTGGCCGCGTCGGTGGCCGACCCCCGCGCCGACGCCGACGTGAACGTCCTGGGCACGGTCCACCTGCTGACCCTGTGCGCGCAGTTCGGCGTGCGCCGGTTCGTCTTCGCCTCCACCGGCGGCGCCATCTACGGGGAGCCCCTCCGCCTGCCGGTGGACGAGGACCACCCTTGCGCGCCCCTGTCGCCCTACGGGACCAGCAAACTGGCGGCCGAGGCGTACGTGCGCCTGTTCGGCCGCATGGGGCTGTCCTGGGCCGCCCTGCGGTACGGCAACGTCTACGGCCCCCGTCAGGATCCCATGGGGGAGGCGGGGGTGGTGGCGATTTTCGCCCGGGCCATGCTGGACGGGCGCGCCCCCACCATCTTCGGCGACGGGCAGCAGACCCGCGACTTCGTGTACGTGGAGGATGTGGCCCGGGCGAACCTCCTGGCCACCGACGCGGCCGGCTGCGACGTGGTCAACCTCGGCACCGGAACCGAGACGTCGGTGGCCGAGATCTTCCGGATCCTCGCCGCGCTCACGGGTTTTCGCGACCCGCCGCGGTTTGCCCCGCCGCGGCCCGGGGACGTGCGCCGCATCGCCCTGGACGGCACCCGGGCCCGCCGCTGGCTGGGATGGGCGCCGCAGGTCCCGCTGGAGGAGGGTCTCCGCCGCACGGTGGACTGGCTGCGCATCACCCCGCCCCGCCCATAG